A stretch of the SAR86 cluster bacterium genome encodes the following:
- a CDS encoding TauD/TfdA family dioxygenase, producing the protein MDIKILKPLGAEISGLDLNILSEDDSLKIRQCFLDNSVLIFRNQKLNPSQLKNISSLWGKPLVHPVFKGIEGYPEIIEIRNYGEQYHTNAHWHSDVTFEESPPDATLLYSLVVPEQGGDTLFSNQYLAYDDLDHDLKSELSEKKAIHSNIGVLMLSGGDLKDAKTVEHPIFREHPETGKKALYVTEAFVKKIKDLDPKESQQKLEFLYSHASQEKYIYRHKWSKGDLIVWDNRSVQHFAEHGYGDNERTMHRLTTSGSKPY; encoded by the coding sequence ATGGATATTAAAATCTTAAAACCCTTAGGCGCCGAAATATCAGGATTAGATCTAAATATTCTTTCTGAGGATGATTCTTTAAAAATCAGGCAATGCTTTCTAGATAACTCGGTCCTTATTTTTAGAAATCAGAAATTAAATCCATCTCAACTGAAAAATATTTCAAGTTTATGGGGCAAACCTTTAGTTCATCCAGTCTTTAAAGGCATAGAGGGATATCCAGAAATTATTGAAATTAGAAATTATGGCGAGCAATATCATACAAATGCTCATTGGCATTCGGATGTAACATTTGAAGAATCACCTCCAGATGCAACACTTTTATACTCTTTAGTAGTACCTGAACAAGGAGGAGATACTCTATTCTCTAATCAGTATCTTGCTTATGATGATTTAGATCATGATCTTAAATCAGAGCTCTCAGAAAAAAAAGCAATTCATAGCAATATAGGAGTATTAATGTTGTCAGGTGGAGATCTGAAGGATGCCAAGACAGTAGAGCATCCAATTTTTCGAGAGCACCCTGAAACTGGAAAAAAGGCACTTTATGTCACAGAAGCATTCGTTAAAAAAATTAAAGACTTAGATCCCAAAGAGTCTCAACAAAAGCTTGAATTTCTATATAGTCACGCATCCCAGGAAAAATATATTTATCGACATAAATGGTCGAAAGGTGACTTAATTGTATGGGACAATAGGAGTGTTCAGCATTTTGCTGAACATGGATATGGAGACAATGAAAGGACAATGCATAGATTAACCACATCAGGGAGCAAACCATATTGA
- a CDS encoding amidohydrolase family protein produces the protein MFDLIIKNGSIYDGKGSKPYQADIAISNEKIVEIGDIKGEAKKVIDAEGKIVTPGFVDIHTHYDGQVTWDPYLRPSTYHGVTTVVMGNCGVGFSPCKPDQRDWLIGLMEGVEDIPGTALHEGIDWEWESFPEYLDALEKKPLAIDVGTQIPHGAVRAYVMGERGINHEEASQEEIDRMKEIVQEAIKAGAFGFSTSRTEKHNDVNGNLTPSITAHKNELVEIAKSLGEINQGVLQGISDFYDFDSEFDIFKAMSKESGRPISITVEQQDARPEWWQQLLDGIEEAQSEGINMYGQVPPRATGILMGLTATLNPFRFHPTYMEIADLALEERVEIMSNDEFKEKLLNDSAISINPLVDEIVNSYTKMFKLGEPANYEPDPDMSFESLANSSNMTAQEIAYDAMLEKDGRALIYHPLFNYQTGDLSLVEKMLKHPYTISGLGDAGAHCGAISDASFPTTLVQHWSRDRSRGSKLPLEKVIKMQTSETAKLLGIKDRGVLEKGYKADINIIDYEGLTLHEPEIINDLPAGGRRLVQKASGYDYTIVSGEVAFIKGEATGALNGRLIRNS, from the coding sequence ATGTTCGATCTAATAATAAAAAATGGTTCAATTTATGATGGAAAGGGAAGCAAGCCCTATCAAGCAGATATAGCCATATCAAATGAAAAAATTGTTGAAATTGGTGATATCAAAGGTGAAGCTAAAAAGGTCATCGATGCTGAAGGGAAAATTGTTACTCCTGGCTTCGTTGATATTCATACTCACTATGACGGTCAGGTAACGTGGGATCCATATTTAAGGCCTTCGACTTATCACGGAGTTACAACGGTAGTAATGGGAAATTGTGGTGTTGGGTTTTCTCCATGTAAACCGGATCAAAGAGATTGGTTGATAGGTCTTATGGAAGGTGTAGAAGATATTCCTGGAACTGCTTTACATGAAGGTATAGATTGGGAATGGGAAAGTTTTCCTGAATATCTAGATGCACTTGAAAAGAAGCCACTTGCAATAGATGTTGGTACACAAATTCCTCATGGAGCTGTAAGGGCTTATGTCATGGGAGAGAGAGGTATTAATCACGAGGAAGCGTCGCAAGAAGAAATCGATAGAATGAAAGAAATTGTGCAGGAGGCAATAAAGGCGGGCGCTTTTGGATTTAGCACCTCTAGGACTGAGAAACATAATGATGTTAATGGTAATTTGACTCCAAGCATTACTGCTCACAAAAATGAATTAGTAGAAATAGCCAAATCTTTAGGTGAAATAAATCAGGGTGTCTTGCAAGGGATATCAGATTTTTATGATTTTGACTCTGAGTTTGATATCTTCAAAGCAATGTCAAAAGAATCTGGAAGACCAATATCAATAACAGTAGAACAACAAGATGCACGTCCAGAATGGTGGCAGCAATTACTTGATGGGATTGAAGAAGCCCAATCTGAAGGCATAAATATGTACGGACAAGTACCTCCTAGAGCAACAGGCATCTTGATGGGTCTGACAGCAACTTTGAATCCATTTAGATTTCATCCTACTTATATGGAAATAGCAGACCTTGCTTTAGAAGAGAGAGTCGAGATTATGAGCAATGATGAATTCAAAGAAAAGCTACTTAATGACAGTGCCATATCTATCAATCCATTAGTGGATGAAATAGTTAATTCTTATACAAAGATGTTTAAATTAGGTGAACCTGCTAATTACGAGCCTGATCCAGACATGTCATTTGAATCTTTGGCTAATTCGTCAAATATGACTGCACAAGAAATAGCTTATGATGCGATGCTCGAAAAAGATGGTAGAGCATTGATTTATCATCCGCTCTTTAATTATCAGACGGGTGACTTGAGCCTTGTAGAGAAAATGCTAAAACATCCTTATACAATTTCAGGTCTCGGCGATGCTGGTGCACATTGTGGTGCTATAAGTGATGCTAGTTTTCCGACAACACTTGTACAGCATTGGTCTCGAGACAGAAGCAGGGGATCGAAGTTACCTTTAGAAAAAGTTATCAAAATGCAAACATCAGAAACTGCTAAATTACTGGGTATTAAAGATAGAGGAGTATTAGAAAAGGGCTATAAAGCGGATATTAATATAATTGATTATGAAGGCTTAACTTTGCATGAGCCTGAAATTATTAACGATTTGCCTGCCGGAGGACGAAGACTTGTTCAAAAAGCTTCAGGTTATGATTACACCATTGTTTCAGGGGAAGTTGCTTTCATTAAAGGAGAAGCTACTGGTGCTCTCAATGGAAGATTGATCAGGAACTCCTAG
- a CDS encoding zinc-dependent metalloprotease has product MKKHLFNLFIFLLLSSQVLIPEEEKSTKENEDVVSEEEKKVYIEELVEDFDEIPGFFTTFRDPKTNQVFLKITNNQLKSEFIYFAHALNGVASVGKVKGSYLDEGVFKIEKDYNNLRFSRVLTNYFFDETSPLAKSEGANVSDSTFKVFEIMGMNEAEDEYLIDITSMLLSEALTPIMPIYSPDGPPSGFSWGQVSPSKSRIKGVFNYEKNTDFEVEYVIESAPSYGYEAEDVADPRNVNVNIRYSFIEMPKNDFEPRVANQSIGYFSERITDLTSKDITPYKDLIGKWNLKKKNPDEELSEPIKPITFWIENTTPYELRDYIKEGVLAWNIAFEAAGFINAIEVKIQPDDAEWDAGDIRYNVLRWTSSPDPVFGGYGPSFTNPRTGEIIGADIMLEWVYLTNRVNYDGIFNEHSSHDNCSSSSYIQDGMILAQAIELNDPKIIEQAIIRLTLHEVGHTLGLNHNFKGSYLHNIEDVHNPEITSKIGVTASVMEYPAINLAPLGVKQGDYYDTIPGPYDIWAIRYGYTPDLTESDLEDIISEQHKPEHMFANDSEDMRSPGRGIDPRAMINDLTNDPMTYAEQRIELVNDTQAKLVQKLSGSIETFEEFRLAHAIFMREYSRALEVISRHIGGVYIERYDPKNINENKPYTPAPSNEQRRAMKLLSEHAFSPEAFPINSDLLQLVQVERRMFDLSGEHEDPQMHKIILGIQNRVLDHILSPWTLYRISDTELYGNDYSVNEVLNDMTKAIFVGDTNNKVSSVRRNLQTSYVRRLINLLAQDYYDELATAAAYDSLRQIQKLARRTSTDIPTRSHRKLISWIIESGLDRAN; this is encoded by the coding sequence ATGAAAAAACACTTATTTAATCTATTTATTTTTCTTCTTCTGTCCTCTCAGGTCTTAATTCCTGAGGAAGAGAAATCAACAAAGGAAAATGAAGATGTTGTTTCTGAAGAAGAAAAAAAGGTCTATATAGAAGAATTAGTAGAGGACTTTGACGAAATTCCGGGTTTTTTTACAACATTCAGAGATCCAAAGACAAATCAAGTTTTCTTAAAAATTACTAATAATCAATTAAAAAGTGAGTTCATTTATTTTGCACATGCTTTGAATGGAGTTGCGAGCGTGGGAAAAGTTAAGGGTTCATATTTAGATGAAGGTGTTTTTAAAATTGAAAAAGACTATAACAATCTCAGATTTTCTAGAGTTTTAACAAATTATTTTTTTGATGAAACCAGTCCTCTCGCAAAATCGGAAGGAGCAAACGTATCGGATTCAACTTTCAAAGTATTTGAAATCATGGGAATGAATGAAGCTGAAGACGAATATTTAATAGATATAACAAGTATGCTTTTGTCTGAGGCATTAACACCCATAATGCCTATCTACTCTCCAGATGGTCCCCCGTCAGGATTTAGTTGGGGTCAAGTAAGCCCATCTAAATCAAGAATCAAAGGAGTCTTCAACTACGAGAAAAATACAGATTTTGAAGTTGAGTATGTTATAGAAAGTGCACCTTCTTATGGATACGAAGCTGAAGATGTTGCGGATCCAAGGAATGTTAACGTAAATATTAGATATAGCTTTATTGAGATGCCAAAAAATGATTTTGAACCTCGTGTAGCAAATCAATCAATAGGATATTTTTCAGAAAGAATAACTGACCTTACGTCCAAAGATATAACACCTTATAAAGATCTTATCGGGAAATGGAATCTAAAGAAAAAGAATCCTGATGAAGAGCTTTCAGAACCAATCAAACCCATTACTTTCTGGATAGAAAATACAACCCCTTATGAATTGAGAGACTATATCAAAGAAGGAGTTCTAGCATGGAATATTGCCTTCGAAGCTGCAGGTTTTATAAATGCCATAGAGGTCAAAATTCAACCAGATGATGCAGAATGGGATGCAGGAGACATTAGATATAATGTACTCAGATGGACTTCGTCCCCAGATCCGGTTTTTGGTGGATATGGACCGAGCTTCACAAATCCCAGAACAGGAGAAATAATTGGAGCAGATATAATGCTCGAATGGGTTTACTTAACCAATAGAGTAAATTATGACGGTATATTTAATGAACATTCGAGTCATGACAACTGTTCATCTTCCAGCTACATTCAGGATGGAATGATTCTAGCTCAAGCTATTGAATTAAATGACCCCAAAATAATTGAGCAAGCAATAATCAGATTAACGCTTCATGAAGTTGGACATACTCTTGGTCTGAATCATAATTTTAAAGGGAGCTACTTGCATAATATTGAAGATGTACATAATCCAGAAATAACCAGTAAAATTGGAGTGACCGCCTCGGTAATGGAATATCCGGCTATAAACCTTGCTCCTTTAGGAGTTAAACAAGGAGATTATTACGACACAATACCTGGGCCCTATGACATATGGGCTATAAGATATGGATATACGCCCGATTTAACTGAATCTGATTTAGAAGATATTATTTCTGAGCAACATAAACCCGAGCATATGTTTGCAAATGATTCAGAAGATATGAGATCCCCAGGTAGAGGAATTGATCCACGCGCTATGATCAATGATCTTACAAATGATCCAATGACTTATGCAGAACAAAGAATTGAATTAGTGAATGATACTCAGGCTAAGTTGGTTCAAAAATTATCAGGCTCAATTGAGACCTTTGAGGAATTTAGATTAGCTCATGCAATCTTTATGAGAGAGTATTCAAGAGCATTAGAGGTCATCTCAAGACACATTGGTGGGGTTTACATAGAAAGATATGATCCTAAAAATATCAATGAAAATAAACCATACACCCCTGCTCCGTCTAATGAACAAAGAAGAGCTATGAAGCTTCTAAGTGAGCATGCATTTTCACCAGAAGCATTTCCAATAAATTCTGATTTACTTCAATTGGTACAAGTTGAGAGAAGGATGTTTGATCTCTCTGGAGAACACGAAGATCCTCAGATGCACAAAATCATTCTTGGTATTCAGAATAGAGTGTTAGATCATATTTTAAGTCCATGGACACTCTACAGGATTTCAGATACCGAACTTTATGGCAATGATTACTCTGTTAATGAGGTGTTAAATGATATGACAAAGGCTATCTTCGTTGGAGATACAAATAATAAGGTATCTTCTGTGAGACGTAATCTTCAAACTTCATACGTAAGGCGACTAATAAACTTATTAGCTCAAGATTATTATGACGAATTGGCTACGGCTGCTGCTTATGACTCCTTAAGGCAGATTCAGAAACTTGCCAGGAGAACTTCTACCGATATTCCTACTAGATCACATAGAAAACTTATTTCATGGATTATAGAATCCGGTCTTGATCGAGCCAATTAA
- a CDS encoding alpha/beta hydrolase, whose protein sequence is MNDIEFKHVESNGIKLRLAMMGDGPLVIFCHGWPESWYSYRHQLPAVAAAGFKAVAYDVRGYGESDKPHEIEAYSMKNMTDDVIGIVDALGYDTAITIGHDWGGPIALNTAALNEHRITATGTMSVPFTGRGPMPTLDLWREIYKDKFFYQLYFQKEGIAEEEFESDLKRSLFMTYTNSDGRGMKHNLEKGQSGLMPQKDKHSSFLDGMERFEDFPDWFTPEDLDYFVSQFEMSGLRGPFNRYRAQNIDWHELTELEDKILEQPAFFITGSLDPVNFFIPSDQTLIDRISPNYKELKFAEEFEGIGHWTQQEIPNEVNELIIKFLKEVS, encoded by the coding sequence ATGAATGATATAGAGTTTAAACATGTAGAAAGCAATGGAATTAAATTAAGACTAGCAATGATGGGGGATGGTCCCTTAGTTATATTTTGCCATGGCTGGCCTGAGAGCTGGTATAGTTATAGACATCAGCTTCCTGCTGTCGCTGCCGCTGGCTTCAAAGCAGTTGCTTATGACGTTCGTGGTTATGGAGAGTCAGACAAACCTCACGAGATAGAAGCATATTCTATGAAGAATATGACCGATGATGTAATTGGTATTGTTGATGCTTTAGGTTATGACACAGCTATAACAATTGGACATGATTGGGGTGGACCAATTGCTCTAAACACAGCAGCTTTAAATGAACATAGAATAACTGCAACCGGTACTATGTCAGTTCCTTTTACTGGAAGAGGTCCGATGCCAACCTTAGATCTTTGGAGAGAGATATACAAAGACAAATTTTTCTACCAACTTTACTTTCAGAAAGAGGGTATTGCGGAGGAGGAATTTGAGTCAGATTTAAAAAGATCACTTTTCATGACTTATACGAATAGTGATGGACGGGGCATGAAACATAATCTTGAAAAAGGTCAAAGTGGTTTGATGCCTCAAAAAGATAAGCATTCCAGTTTTCTTGATGGGATGGAGAGATTTGAAGACTTTCCTGATTGGTTTACACCTGAGGATCTTGATTATTTTGTAAGTCAATTTGAAATGAGTGGATTAAGAGGTCCTTTCAATAGATATAGAGCTCAAAATATTGATTGGCATGAACTTACAGAATTAGAAGATAAGATTCTTGAGCAGCCAGCATTTTTTATTACTGGAAGCTTAGATCCCGTAAACTTTTTTATTCCTTCAGACCAGACTCTAATAGACAGAATCTCACCAAATTATAAAGAACTTAAATTTGCAGAAGAGTTTGAAGGTATTGGTCATTGGACTCAACAAGAGATACCAAATGAGGTTAACGAGCTAATAATTAAATTTTTAAAAGAAGTCTCTTAA
- a CDS encoding HupE/UreJ family protein: MKQLNKFIFILFSLSLGEFIQTHEMNPARLSLEETLDGFYSGLWMFPTNTGGLPAEVSFTDCKEEQRKLPEVQGKYLVTNIVITCEESLKGKEIAFKGLSRLTDALVSVKFLDETTFEGLATISSSKLDVPEEVSIYPINYFWLGVEHLLGGIDHMLFVFGLLFLVSGTLNLVKTITAFTLAHSITLALSVLDVVSVPQASTEAFIALTIIYLALEVGDEHKYDSTPWLIAFGFGLLHGLGFAGALTEIGINNENLLLSLLFFNAGIEMGQLAILPFFGLIIYFLKSNKIKIEVHAFASYFIGGLGTYWLIERVSSI; encoded by the coding sequence ATGAAACAACTAAATAAATTTATTTTTATTCTTTTCAGCCTATCTCTTGGTGAATTTATACAAACTCATGAAATGAATCCTGCAAGATTGTCCCTGGAGGAAACACTAGATGGATTTTATTCAGGTTTATGGATGTTTCCAACTAACACAGGTGGACTTCCTGCAGAGGTAAGCTTTACAGACTGTAAGGAGGAGCAAAGAAAATTACCAGAAGTCCAAGGTAAATATTTAGTCACGAATATTGTAATTACTTGCGAAGAATCCTTAAAAGGTAAAGAAATAGCATTTAAGGGTCTCTCAAGGCTTACGGATGCACTAGTAAGTGTAAAATTTTTAGATGAGACCACTTTTGAAGGGTTAGCAACAATAAGTAGTTCCAAGTTAGATGTACCAGAGGAAGTAAGCATCTATCCAATCAATTATTTTTGGCTTGGTGTAGAGCACTTACTCGGTGGCATAGACCATATGCTATTTGTTTTTGGCCTTTTATTTCTTGTTTCAGGAACTTTAAATCTCGTTAAAACAATCACTGCCTTCACTCTAGCGCATAGCATCACTTTGGCTTTATCTGTGCTGGATGTTGTTAGCGTACCCCAAGCTTCAACAGAGGCTTTTATAGCATTAACAATTATATATTTAGCTTTGGAGGTTGGCGATGAGCACAAATATGATTCTACCCCTTGGTTGATAGCCTTTGGATTTGGATTATTACATGGACTAGGTTTTGCGGGAGCTCTTACAGAAATTGGAATAAATAATGAAAATCTCCTTCTTTCTCTATTATTTTTTAATGCAGGAATCGAGATGGGACAATTAGCTATCCTTCCTTTCTTTGGATTAATTATATATTTTCTTAAATCGAATAAAATAAAGATTGAGGTTCATGCTTTTGCAAGCTATTTTATAGGTGGGCTTGGAACTTACTGGTTAATTGAAAGAGTATCGTCAATATAA
- a CDS encoding peptidylprolyl isomerase has translation MKQRLLIFFILGIVILIADLFFNNEDDNKITIFESEVNSLINTWVTQVGREPTMSEVDGIIKQLLDEEILYREAIKLGLDKNDIIIKRRLAQKISFLRQEGDTSLPTESEVNDFYNRNLDKYYVEKRITFSHIYFSSSKTDEDDSSKALNLIKNGSSEANFGEPFLLGKNFSSKTIREIERSFGKTFSQDIQNLTIKEWSGPLKSEYGSHLVFINSIAESFTPNLEEIKNIVINDVVLEKQNNSVKNYLKELRNKYQIEILADLNETTK, from the coding sequence ATGAAACAAAGACTTCTTATTTTTTTTATTTTAGGAATAGTGATTCTTATCGCGGATTTATTTTTTAATAATGAGGACGATAACAAAATAACTATATTTGAATCAGAAGTTAACTCATTGATAAACACCTGGGTCACTCAAGTGGGAAGAGAGCCTACAATGTCAGAAGTAGACGGCATTATCAAACAACTCCTAGATGAAGAGATACTCTATAGAGAAGCAATAAAGTTGGGATTGGATAAAAACGACATTATCATAAAAAGAAGATTGGCTCAGAAAATTAGTTTCTTAAGACAAGAGGGAGATACCTCTCTGCCTACAGAGAGCGAGGTAAATGACTTTTATAATCGAAATTTAGATAAGTACTATGTAGAAAAAAGAATAACGTTCTCTCATATTTATTTTAGTTCGAGCAAGACAGATGAGGATGATTCTTCTAAAGCTTTAAATCTAATAAAAAATGGTTCTTCTGAAGCTAATTTTGGTGAACCATTTTTACTGGGAAAGAACTTTTCTTCTAAAACTATTAGAGAAATTGAAAGATCTTTTGGTAAAACATTTTCACAAGATATTCAAAATTTGACCATCAAGGAATGGTCAGGACCTTTAAAGTCTGAATATGGATCGCACCTAGTATTTATTAACTCTATCGCAGAATCTTTCACTCCAAATCTAGAGGAAATAAAAAATATTGTTATTAATGATGTGGTCCTTGAAAAACAAAATAATTCTGTGAAGAACTATTTGAAGGAATTGAGAAATAAATATCAAATTGAGATTTTGGCAGATTTAAATGAAACAACTAAATAA